Genomic segment of Aliarcobacter trophiarum LMG 25534:
AATATATGTAGCAGGAAATTTTGTATATTTTGAAGATATTATAAAAAAAAGCCAAAATAAAAATGCCTATTTTAGTAACTTGAAATCACAACCAGTAATAAATATTGAAAAGTTAATAGGATTAAATCCAGATATTATTATACTTCTTGCTCCTTTTTTAGAGAATGAAATAAAAGAGCAAGAAAAAATGAAAAAAATGTGGGAAAAACTTCCTATAAATGCAAGTAAACAGCAAAATATCTATATAATAGATAAGTTATATTCAGGAATTCCAAGCCATAGAGTAAAAAACTTTATAGATGATTTTAAAGAGATTTTAGAAGATGTTAGAGATAAAAAATTACAATAATTTTATTTTAAAAGATATTAGTTTCAAGTTAAATAGAGGTGAAAACTTGCTTATTTTAGGGGAAAATGGAGCAGGAAAATCTACTTTGGCAAAGGTTTTATCAAATCTTTTACCAAATAAAAATCTTTTTTTAGATGGAGAGAATATAGAAAAGCTAAGCTCTTTAAAAAGAGTAAAAACAATAAACTATATACCTAGCTATTTTGAAGTTTTTGATGATTATATTACACTTTTTGAGTTTTTAAAAATCTCTTTAATAGAAGATAAAAGTGAATTAGAGATTTTAAATATAATAAAACTTTTAAAGTTAGAAAGACTTCAAAATAGTTACTGTAAAAGCCTAAGTTCTGGGGAAAAACAGCTTGTGCAACTAGCAAGTGCAATACTCCATGGTGCAAAAATTACAATCTTTGATGAGCTGACTGCAAATTTGGATTTAAATAGAGTAAAAGAGGTATTTAATATTCTAAACCAAGATTTTTTTACTCAAAAAATCATTATTACACATAATCTTGACTTTGCATATCAGTTAAAAGGATATAAGGTTTTGTTTTTAGAAAATGGAGCTATTAAGTTTTTTGGAGCTTTTGATGAGTTTTTTACTCAAAATAGTTTGGATAGATTTTATAAAAATAGCCTAAAGCTTTTAGAAAATCATTTGGTACTAGATTTATGAAAAAACTTATCTATATTTTGGCTATTTCTTTACTTTTACTCTCTCCTTTTTTGGGAGAAAGTATCATAAGTTTTAAGGATATTTTTGATTTAAGTAGCACAAACAATATAATCTTTTGGGAGCTAAGAGTACCTAGAGTGTTTTTGGCTTTTTTTGTGGGAACTATTTTGGCTCTTAGTGGGTTAGTTTTTCAAGTTATTTTTAAAAATGAGTTAATTACTCCATATACTTTGGGAATTGCTAGTGGAACAACACTTTTTACAGCTATTTCAATAGTATTTATTCCTTTAATTCCTCTTTATATTTCAAGTATTTTTGGTTCTTTAATTACTATTTTTTTACTCTTTATAATTTCAAAAAAATTGAATTCAAAAAAGCTTTTAAACTCCACAAATTCAATGCTTTTAATAGGAATTGCCTTATCATATTTTTATAGTTCAGCTTTAATGCTACTTTTTTTTACAAGTAATTTACAAGAGAGCTATAGTATTGTACGATTTACTTTAGGAAGTCTTGATGTTGTAGGATTTTTTCCTACAATTGTACTTTTTTTTACAGCACTATTTTTAATAATTTTTTTGTATAAACAAAAAAGAGATATTGAATTACTTCTCATTTCAAATGATTTGGCATTTTTAAAGGGTTTAAATATAAATAGAAGCACTTTAATTCTTTTAATATTTATTACAATATGTGTAGGAATTTCTATTGGTTTTGTAGGGCCAATTGGTTTTGTAGGACTTGTAATTCCACATATTATGAAGTTAATTTATAAAAAAAGTGCCACACAACTATTTTTTCCAACTCTATTTTTTGGTGGAGTTTTTTTGGTTTTTTGTGATTTAGTAGCAAGATTAATTCCAACAGCCTCTACTCTTCCTATTGGAGTTATTACCTCTTTTATTGGGGCTATATTCTTTGTTTATTTATTAATTAGAAGATAGATTTTTAGTTTTTATCTCTTAACATAAATTACAAATAAACATTTTAGGATATAAAAAAAAGTCTAAATTACCATATCCCTTTTCAATTTCATCCCATGAGTCTATATCTAGATCTATTTTTAAAATTCCAGTTGTAGGGATATTTTTATAGAATCCATTTAGTAAAAAATCACTTAAATCATTAATTCCTGGGTTATGTCCAATAAAAAATAAAGTATCATATTCCTTTTCTACACTTTTTATAACATTTAATAAATTAGTATATGGTGCTTCATAGATACTTTGATCAAATCTCACCTTTTTTTTATAATCTTTAAACTCGTCTAAAAAGTAGTTCAAAGTATCTTTTGTTCTTTTTGCAGGTGAAGATATTATTAAGTCTGGTTTTAGCTCTTTTTGATTTAAAACTTTTGCCATAAAAGGAGCATTCTTCTCTCCTCTTTTATTTAAGGGTCTATCAAAATCATCTAAAAGTGGGTTTGACCAGCTAGATTTTGCATGTCTTATCAAAATTAACTTTTTCATATAAACTCCTTATGTTTTTCTAATTTTAGCAAAGATTTATAAAAAAAGAAAAAATAATTTATTTTAGATATAATATTTGCATGAAAATTTTAGTTAGTATATTTTTTCTACTGTTTTTTACTATAAATGCTGATTTTGTTGATTCTTCTTTACTTGTAAAAGTTGAAGAAAAATATGGAAAATTTGCAAAAAATAGGTTTGTTGCATTAAATGCTCTATTGGAAAAAAATAAAAGCTATGATATAAAAACAAAGCTTGAAAATATAAATGATTTTTTCAATGGTATAAAGTATGCAAGCGACAAGAGTATTTATGGTACTAGTGATTATTGGGCTAATCCTTATGAGATGTTAGCTAGAGATAAAGCAGATTGTGAAGATTATGTAATTGCAAAATATTTTGCATTAGAGTATTTAGGAGTTCCAACTTCAAAAATGTTTTTATCTTATGTTAGAGTTAAATCTTCAAATGAAGCTCATATGGTTTTGACATATTTTGAGACGCCAAGCTCTGAACCTTTGATTTTAGATAATTTAAGAAAAACTATTCAACTAGCTTCAAAAAGGGATGATTTGATACCAGTTTTTAACTTTAATCCAAATATCTTAAAAGGTGAAAAAACTGCTGCTCACAGGAAATGGGATACATTAATTAAAGATTATAAAGGAAAAAAAATATGAGTTTATTAAAACAAGTTTCTATAGTTCTTGGTTTTATTTTTTTGGTACTTTTTGTATCAATTATTGGTTTATCATTTAGTATTATAAAAGACTCTTCTGCAAAATCTCTGTATGAAAATGTACAAAATAGTGTTACTAGTACTAGTTTATCTATTACAAATGCAGGAATTGATGAAAGTACTATTAAAACAGTTATAAATGCAGCTTTTGATAATGGAAATTATGAGAAGATTGTATTTAAAAATACTAATGAAGAGATAGTTTATGAGCTAAAAAAAGAGCTGAAAATAAATAATGAGATACCAAATTGGTTTATAGATATTGTTGATATAGGGGAAATTTCTGCACTTGCAAGTATTTCACAAGGCTGGAATATGCTAGGAGTTTTAGAGTTTTATGCTGATAGAGCTATTTATTATAATCAAACTTATAGTATGTTTATTAAACTTTTACAATCTTTAGCCATAAGTTTTGTAGTTTTAATATTCATTTTGGCAATCTTTTTTAATTTTATTTTAAGACCACTTAGAGTTATAAATAGTCAAGCAAAAGCAGTAATGAACAATGAGTTTATAATCTCAAATGAAAAACCATTTACTGTGGAGTTCAAAGTTTTAACTACTGGTATAAATAGTATGATCGAAAAGTTTGAGAAGATGTTTCAAAATACAAATGAGGTTTTAAAAACAAATAAAGAGTTACTATATTTTGATGAAACAACAAAGATAAATAATAGAAGATATTTTATACTAAAAGCAAATGAGTATTTAGATAAAGATAGCTCAAATAATAAAGGTTTTATCGTATCAATTGCAATAAAACTTGATATTATAAATAAAACTTACGGATTTGTAAAAACAAATACTATTTTACAAAAACTTGCTACAAATTTAAAAGATAGTTTTAATTTAGATAATGATGTAGTTGTGAGAATGAATGGTTCTGAGTTTTTGGCACTTATTCCAAATGCCAAAGAAGAAGATGTAAAAAATAGTTTAGAAAAACTAATTGTTGATTTAAAAAATATTGAAGAGTTAAATGAAAATATCTTTATAGGGCTTTGTAGATATGAAAATGAAGAGAGTTTAAGAACACTATTTACTAAAATAGACTATACAATCTCTCAATCAAAAATAAATACAGAAAAAGAGTATTTTTATGCAACTAATATTAATAATATTAAAACAAAAGAGGAGTGGATAAATATTTTAAATATCTCTCTAAAAGAGGAATTCTTTAGACTAATTCATAGAGATATTGTTGATATTAACTCAAAACAAGAGTATTTAAGAACAATCAGTTTTGAGCTCGATTTTGATGGTGAGACAATTAGATATGGCGAGTTTATAGCATCTGTTTTAGAGCAAAATAGATTAGATGAAGTATATTTACATATTATAGAAAAAGTTTTCAAAGAGACAAAAGAGCAAGATTTTGTCTCTATTCAACTTCCAACTATATTTATAGAAAAACTAAGTAGTTATGCAAAACTAAAAGAGATTTTAATTAGATATAAAAATCTATCAAAAAATGTTATTTTTGAGATAGAAGAGGAAGCATTTAATAAAAACTTTAATAGTACTTTAATGTATATAACACTATTTAAAGAGCTTAATTTTAACTTTGCTATATTTAATTTTATTGCAAATAGTGATGATTACAACTATTTAAAAGAGCTTAGACCTCTTTATATTAAAGCATCAAAATTCTTCCTGCTTGAGTCAAGACAGAGTTTAAATATGCTTAAAATTCTTACACAATCTTTGGATATAAAGCTTGTTGCTACAAGTGTAGATGAGCTCGAAGAGATAAAAACTCTTGAGGAAATAGGAATAAATGCTATTTCTGGTTCTGTAATGGCAAAATTATAGTACTCCTCCTTGGTCAGAAAGGCTTTTTTTAGCTTTTTTTGGCTACTATCTTATATTTTAAAAAATCAAAAAAGATAAGATATGACTGTAAAAATCGATTTAAACAATGAAAATTCATATGAAATTTATATAGAGAAGCTAAAAAAAATAAGCTTTGATAGAAAAGTTGTTGTTGTTACGAACCCAACTATTGCTTCTTTTCACTTAGAGTATTTAAAAGATAATTTGAGTGCACAAGAGCTTAGCTTTTGTACAATTCCTGATGGAGAAGAGTACAAAAATATGCAAACATTGGAGCAGATTTTAGAGAGTTGTTTTTTAGCAAAGCTAGATAGAAAATCTCTTTTGGTTGCTTTTGGTGGCGGTGTTATTGGTGATATGACAGGATTTGCTGCTTCAATATATCAAAGAGGAATAGACTTTATACAAATTCCTACAACACTTTTATCACAAGTAGATGCAAGTGTTGGTGGAAAAACAGGAATAAATAATAGATTTGGAAAAAATCTAATTGGCTCTTTTCATCAACCAAAAGCTGTTTATATCGATAGTAGTTTTTTAAAAACATTACCAAAAAGAGAGTTTGGTGCAGGTGTTGCTGAGATTATAAAAATGGCAGTATGTTTTAATAAAGATTTTTTTATGTGGCTTGAGAATAATGATTTAAATTATGAAAAAAATATAGATATTGCTATACAAAAATCGGTACAAACGAAAGCTTATGTTGTAAGTGTTGATGAAAAAGAGCAAGGATTAAGAGCAGCTTTGAACTATGGTCATACTTTTGGACATGTAATAGAAAATCTTACAAATTATAAAACATATCTTCATGGTGAAGCAGTTGGTATTGGAATGTGTATGGCAAATGCTTTAGCTGTAAAACTTGGTTTTATGAGTGAAGATGATGAGAAAAGAGTAGAAAAGCTTCTTAAAAAGTATGAGATTCCAACAACTTATAAAATAAAAGATGTTGAAGATTTTTATGAGCATTTCTTTTTGGATAAAAAATCAAGTAATAGTAAAATTAAATTTATTTTACCTGTTGGAATTGGTGATTGTAAAATTACAGATGAGATAAAAAGAGATGATGTAATTGAGATTTTAAAGGGGTTTTAAGTGTTTAAAAAAATTGTTCTAATACTATGTTTGGTGGCTAGTTTTAATCTTATTGCAAATGAGCAAAAAGTTGATGATAGTAAGAAAAAGAGCTTAGAACAAAAAAATACCCAAAAAAAAGATGAAAATATTTTAGAGATTGAAAATATGGTTGAGGCAAATATTTTAATTGATAAAATAAATAAAATAGAGGCTAGCTTTAAAGATAATATTCTTTTAAAAAGATATTCAAACTATCTATCATATAGTAAAATTTCAAATGAATTAGAGACTTTAAAAGAGAGTTTAAAAAGAAAAAATCAATTAAGTGATGAGTTAGAGTATCAGCTTCTAAATAAAATTAGAGTAAAAGAGAATGAGTTAGAACTAATTGGTGAGTACAAAGGTTCACCAATAGGAAGTTTAATTAATCCACCAGAAATAGATAAATTTGAAAATATTACAAATCCATTTGGAATAATTACAGCTTTATCAAATATAAAAAAAATAGAGAGCAATAAGCAACAATTTGGCTCTTTAGAGCTTCAAATAGAGGTTTTATTAAAGAGCTTAGAAGTTGAATTAAATAGCTATAGAGAACTTTTTGTTTTAGAACCAAAAGGTGATTATAAAGACAAAATCTCTTTTTTGGATAAACAAAAAAGAGATTTTGAGATAGTATTAGATATTGTAAGTACAACTCAAGAGGTTTATGGAAGAAAAACAGAGCAAATTGTATTAGAGTTAAAAAATCAAATATCTTCACAAATTCAAAAAATGATGTTTATTTTTGGAATAATTATTGTGATGCTTATAGTCTCATTTTTAGTAAAATTAACGCTCAAAAAGTATTTCTCACAAAATGAGAATTACTATATGGTAAATAAAATAATCAATTTTACCTTGGCATTTTTGGTATTAATGTTACTTCTATTTTCATATATAGACAATGTTTCATACCTTGTAACTATTTTAGGATTTGCATCCGCAGGTATTGCAATTGCTTTAAAAGATTGGTTTATGTCACTTTTTGGATGGATGGTAATAGTTACTTCTGGATTTATTCAAGTTGGAGATAGAATTAGAGTTACAAAGGGTGATGTTGAAACAGTTGGTGATGTTTTAGATATTTCACTATTTAAAATAACAATTAAAGAAGATGTTACAATGGTATCTTACATGAAGAATAGAAGAGCTGGAAGAATTTTCTTTGTACCAAATAACTATATCTTTTCTGAACTTATTGCAAACTATAGCCATAGTGAGTTAAAAACAGTTTGGGATGGAATAGATATTACCCTTACTTTTGACTCTAATTTTAAAAAAGCTCAGAAAATTGTAAGAGAGATTTTAAAACATTATTCAAAAGGATATAGTGATATTACAAGAAAACAGTTATCAAAGATGAGAAATAAATATCAACTAAGAGCTACAGGAGTAGAGCCTAGAGTTTTTACTTTAATTGAACCTTATGGAGTTGTAGTTTCTGGTTGGTATCTTACAAATTCATTTGCAGCATTGGTTCTAAGAAGTACTATTAGTGCTGAAATAATCGAAGCTTTAATGAAAGAGGATGATATCCATATAGCATATCCTACTCAACAAATAAATATTAATAGAACCTCAAAAGCTTATGGTCCTTCAAGAAATGACTCAAATAAAGAGCCTGAATTTGAATAGTATTATAAAAATAGGATAATTTTTAATGAATTTTAGTACAACAAAACCAAAAGTTTTTTTTAAAACTTTTGGTTGTAGAACAAATATTTTTGATACTCAAGTTATGATGAGTAACTTAAAAGATTTTGAAGTAACACAAGATGAAAGTGATGCTTCTATAGTAGTAATTAACTCTTGTACAGTTACAAATAGTGCAGATACAACAGCTAGAAGTTATATAAATGGTTTAAAAAAATTAAGCAATAATCCAAAAGTAATCTTTACGGGGTGTGGAACAAGAACAAAAGGGGAAAAGCTTTTTGGAGAAAATAAGATAGATGGTCTTTTTGGAGCGAGTGAAAAAGAGAATATAAATGAGTTTTTAAAACTAGATGAGAAGTTTTTTAAACTAGGAGATTTAAAGAGTTTAGATAAAACTGTTGTTGAAGAGTTTGTAGGTAAAAGTAGGGCATTTATAAAAATACAAGAGGGTTGTGATTTTAGATGCTCATACTGCATTATTCCTTATGTAAGAGGTGATGCTAGAAGTTATGAAGAGAGTGTAATTTTAAATCAAGTAGAGACTTTGGCACAAAATGGTTTTAGTGAGTTTATACTAACAGGGACAAATGTAGGAAGTTATGGTAAAAAAATGCATACATCTTTGGCTAAACTTCTTAAGAAAATGTCTTTGATAAAGGGTGTTAAGCGAATACGAATGGGAAGTATAGAGCCAATTCAAATAGATGATGAATTTAAAGAACTAATAAACGAGCCTTTTATGGCAAAGCACCTTCATATTGCACTTCAACATACTTCAAAAGAGATGTTAAAGATTATGAATAGAAGAAACAAAGTTTTAAGTGATTTAGAACTTTTTGAGTTTTTAAGCTCAAATGGCTATGCTTTAGGAACTGATTTTATTGTAGGACATCCAGGAGAAACCGAACAACTTTGGAGAGAAGCTATGAAAAATCTGGAAAATTTCCCACTTACTCATATACATGCTTTTACATATTCAAAAAGAGATGGAACTCCTAGTGCAATTATGAAAGATATGATAAAAGGTGATATTGCAAAAGACAGATATATCGAACTTGTAGAGATTATAAAAGATAAAAATTATAAGTTTAGAGAAAAAATTAAAAATAGTTCTATAAAACTTGAGGTTTTAGTAGAACAGGAGAAAAACGGTATTTTTACTGGTTTTGATCAGTTCTTTAATCAAGTTTCTATATCTTCAAAAGAAGATTTAGTAGGTGATTGGCTAATATTGGATGATTATTTAGTAAAGGAGAATAAAAATGAAGCAAGATTTGAATGATAAAAATATAGATAAAAACTTTAAACTAATGCTACTTTCAGCTTTGGTTTTGGTAATCTTATTTAGCTACACAATTTATAAGAGTAGTACAAACATTCAAGGACTTAGTTATTATATTGGAATTGGATTCCTCTTTGTTCTTCTTATAATATCTTTTATTTTAAGAGCAAAGCAGGATAAAATAAGAGACTATTTTTTGAAAAAACGTGGTAATAAGAGTTTAAATGAAGTTAGTTTTGAAAAAGAGTTATCAAGTAGTAAAGGTGATGAAGTTGTAAGTGAACAATCTTTTATAAAACCTGTTGCTTCAAATATTACTTTTAAAGATGTTGCTGGAATAAAAGAGATTAAAGAGGAATTAGAAGAGATAGTTGATTTCTTAAATAACCCTTCAAAATATCAAAAACATAAGGTGAAACTACCAAAAGGTGTACTTTTAGTAGGTCCTCCAGGAGTTGGAAAAACATTGATTGCAAGAGCAGTTGCAGGTGAAGCTCAAGTTCCATTTTTTTATCAAAGTGGAGCTAGTTTTGTTCAAATTTATGTAGGAATGGGAGCAAAAAAGGTTAGAGAGTTATTTGATAGTGCAAAACTAAATGCTCCATCTATAATATTTATAGATGAAATTGATGCAGTAGGAAAAGCAAGAGGTGGAAAGTCAAATGATGAACGGGAATCTACTTTAAATGAACTTTTAACTCAAATGGATGGTTTTTTAGGAGATAGTGGAGTAATAGTAATAGCTGCTACAAATAAGATAGAAGTACTAGATGATGCACTTTTAAGAGCAGGAAGATTTGATAGAAGAGTATATGTTGGATTACCAAATATTGAAGATAGAAAAAAAATTTTAGAACTATATTTAAAAGATGTAAAATACAGTATAAATATTGACAAATTAGCTCAAAGTAGTGCAGGATTTAACTCAGCAGCTTTATCAACACTTGTAAATGAAGCTCTACTTAGTATGATAAAAAATAAGAAATCTATTTTAGAAGAGAGTGATATTGAAATTGCAAAAAATAAACTAGAGTTTGGAAAAAAACAGCAGAAAATTTTAGATATAGAGCAAAAAGAGATTTTAGCAATATATCAAACTTGCAAAGCTTATATCTCAAGATCAAAGGTAAAATTGCTAGATGATGGGGTTCCTAGAATAAATAAAGTATTTTTATCTTATGGCGAAATGCTTGAAAACATAAAAAGAGAGTTGGCAGGAACTGTAGGTTTGGAGCTAATAAAAAATGAGAAGTATTCAATAGGTGAAGATGCTATAAAAAGAGCTTATGAGATAGCTTCTCTTATGATACAAGATTATAAAATGGCACAAAATATTGAAGAGATAATAAAAAGTGCACAAGATAGTTTAAAAGATGAGTTAATGAGAAATATAGACAATATAGCTAGATTAAAAGAGCTTATGCTAAAAAATGAGGTAATTACTCTTGAAGATTTACAATAATTTTTTTAGTGGTTTTTGTTTTTCAAATGAGAGTGAACTTTTTGAAGATTATTTAGAAAAAGGCGATTTTATAGTAAGTGGTTTTTCTTACGGAGCTATAAAAGCTTTTTTATATGTAAAAAATAGTGAGAAAAGAGTTGATAAGCTTCAACTCTTTTCTCCAGCATTTTTTCAAAATAAAGATGATAAATTTAAAAGAATGCAACTTATGTATTTCAAAAAAGATGAAGAGCCATATATTAAAACTTTTTTGGGAAATATAAATTCATCT
This window contains:
- a CDS encoding ATP-binding cassette domain-containing protein, with product MLEIKNYNNFILKDISFKLNRGENLLILGENGAGKSTLAKVLSNLLPNKNLFLDGENIEKLSSLKRVKTINYIPSYFEVFDDYITLFEFLKISLIEDKSELEILNIIKLLKLERLQNSYCKSLSSGEKQLVQLASAILHGAKITIFDELTANLDLNRVKEVFNILNQDFFTQKIIITHNLDFAYQLKGYKVLFLENGAIKFFGAFDEFFTQNSLDRFYKNSLKLLENHLVLDL
- a CDS encoding FecCD family ABC transporter permease: MKKLIYILAISLLLLSPFLGESIISFKDIFDLSSTNNIIFWELRVPRVFLAFFVGTILALSGLVFQVIFKNELITPYTLGIASGTTLFTAISIVFIPLIPLYISSIFGSLITIFLLFIISKKLNSKKLLNSTNSMLLIGIALSYFYSSALMLLFFTSNLQESYSIVRFTLGSLDVVGFFPTIVLFFTALFLIIFLYKQKRDIELLLISNDLAFLKGLNINRSTLILLIFITICVGISIGFVGPIGFVGLVIPHIMKLIYKKSATQLFFPTLFFGGVFLVFCDLVARLIPTASTLPIGVITSFIGAIFFVYLLIRR
- a CDS encoding SixA phosphatase family protein, with product MKKLILIRHAKSSWSNPLLDDFDRPLNKRGEKNAPFMAKVLNQKELKPDLIISSPAKRTKDTLNYFLDEFKDYKKKVRFDQSIYEAPYTNLLNVIKSVEKEYDTLFFIGHNPGINDLSDFLLNGFYKNIPTTGILKIDLDIDSWDEIEKGYGNLDFFLYPKMFICNLC
- a CDS encoding transglutaminase-like cysteine peptidase, whose amino-acid sequence is MKILVSIFFLLFFTINADFVDSSLLVKVEEKYGKFAKNRFVALNALLEKNKSYDIKTKLENINDFFNGIKYASDKSIYGTSDYWANPYEMLARDKADCEDYVIAKYFALEYLGVPTSKMFLSYVRVKSSNEAHMVLTYFETPSSEPLILDNLRKTIQLASKRDDLIPVFNFNPNILKGEKTAAHRKWDTLIKDYKGKKI
- a CDS encoding bifunctional diguanylate cyclase/phosphodiesterase encodes the protein MSLLKQVSIVLGFIFLVLFVSIIGLSFSIIKDSSAKSLYENVQNSVTSTSLSITNAGIDESTIKTVINAAFDNGNYEKIVFKNTNEEIVYELKKELKINNEIPNWFIDIVDIGEISALASISQGWNMLGVLEFYADRAIYYNQTYSMFIKLLQSLAISFVVLIFILAIFFNFILRPLRVINSQAKAVMNNEFIISNEKPFTVEFKVLTTGINSMIEKFEKMFQNTNEVLKTNKELLYFDETTKINNRRYFILKANEYLDKDSSNNKGFIVSIAIKLDIINKTYGFVKTNTILQKLATNLKDSFNLDNDVVVRMNGSEFLALIPNAKEEDVKNSLEKLIVDLKNIEELNENIFIGLCRYENEESLRTLFTKIDYTISQSKINTEKEYFYATNINNIKTKEEWINILNISLKEEFFRLIHRDIVDINSKQEYLRTISFELDFDGETIRYGEFIASVLEQNRLDEVYLHIIEKVFKETKEQDFVSIQLPTIFIEKLSSYAKLKEILIRYKNLSKNVIFEIEEEAFNKNFNSTLMYITLFKELNFNFAIFNFIANSDDYNYLKELRPLYIKASKFFLLESRQSLNMLKILTQSLDIKLVATSVDELEEIKTLEEIGINAISGSVMAKL
- the aroB gene encoding 3-dehydroquinate synthase, translating into MTVKIDLNNENSYEIYIEKLKKISFDRKVVVVTNPTIASFHLEYLKDNLSAQELSFCTIPDGEEYKNMQTLEQILESCFLAKLDRKSLLVAFGGGVIGDMTGFAASIYQRGIDFIQIPTTLLSQVDASVGGKTGINNRFGKNLIGSFHQPKAVYIDSSFLKTLPKREFGAGVAEIIKMAVCFNKDFFMWLENNDLNYEKNIDIAIQKSVQTKAYVVSVDEKEQGLRAALNYGHTFGHVIENLTNYKTYLHGEAVGIGMCMANALAVKLGFMSEDDEKRVEKLLKKYEIPTTYKIKDVEDFYEHFFLDKKSSNSKIKFILPVGIGDCKITDEIKRDDVIEILKGF
- a CDS encoding mechanosensitive ion channel domain-containing protein, encoding MFKKIVLILCLVASFNLIANEQKVDDSKKKSLEQKNTQKKDENILEIENMVEANILIDKINKIEASFKDNILLKRYSNYLSYSKISNELETLKESLKRKNQLSDELEYQLLNKIRVKENELELIGEYKGSPIGSLINPPEIDKFENITNPFGIITALSNIKKIESNKQQFGSLELQIEVLLKSLEVELNSYRELFVLEPKGDYKDKISFLDKQKRDFEIVLDIVSTTQEVYGRKTEQIVLELKNQISSQIQKMMFIFGIIIVMLIVSFLVKLTLKKYFSQNENYYMVNKIINFTLAFLVLMLLLFSYIDNVSYLVTILGFASAGIAIALKDWFMSLFGWMVIVTSGFIQVGDRIRVTKGDVETVGDVLDISLFKITIKEDVTMVSYMKNRRAGRIFFVPNNYIFSELIANYSHSELKTVWDGIDITLTFDSNFKKAQKIVREILKHYSKGYSDITRKQLSKMRNKYQLRATGVEPRVFTLIEPYGVVVSGWYLTNSFAALVLRSTISAEIIEALMKEDDIHIAYPTQQININRTSKAYGPSRNDSNKEPEFE
- the mtaB gene encoding tRNA (N(6)-L-threonylcarbamoyladenosine(37)-C(2))-methylthiotransferase MtaB, with amino-acid sequence MNFSTTKPKVFFKTFGCRTNIFDTQVMMSNLKDFEVTQDESDASIVVINSCTVTNSADTTARSYINGLKKLSNNPKVIFTGCGTRTKGEKLFGENKIDGLFGASEKENINEFLKLDEKFFKLGDLKSLDKTVVEEFVGKSRAFIKIQEGCDFRCSYCIIPYVRGDARSYEESVILNQVETLAQNGFSEFILTGTNVGSYGKKMHTSLAKLLKKMSLIKGVKRIRMGSIEPIQIDDEFKELINEPFMAKHLHIALQHTSKEMLKIMNRRNKVLSDLELFEFLSSNGYALGTDFIVGHPGETEQLWREAMKNLENFPLTHIHAFTYSKRDGTPSAIMKDMIKGDIAKDRYIELVEIIKDKNYKFREKIKNSSIKLEVLVEQEKNGIFTGFDQFFNQVSISSKEDLVGDWLILDDYLVKENKNEARFE
- a CDS encoding AAA family ATPase, with protein sequence MKQDLNDKNIDKNFKLMLLSALVLVILFSYTIYKSSTNIQGLSYYIGIGFLFVLLIISFILRAKQDKIRDYFLKKRGNKSLNEVSFEKELSSSKGDEVVSEQSFIKPVASNITFKDVAGIKEIKEELEEIVDFLNNPSKYQKHKVKLPKGVLLVGPPGVGKTLIARAVAGEAQVPFFYQSGASFVQIYVGMGAKKVRELFDSAKLNAPSIIFIDEIDAVGKARGGKSNDERESTLNELLTQMDGFLGDSGVIVIAATNKIEVLDDALLRAGRFDRRVYVGLPNIEDRKKILELYLKDVKYSINIDKLAQSSAGFNSAALSTLVNEALLSMIKNKKSILEESDIEIAKNKLEFGKKQQKILDIEQKEILAIYQTCKAYISRSKVKLLDDGVPRINKVFLSYGEMLENIKRELAGTVGLELIKNEKYSIGEDAIKRAYEIASLMIQDYKMAQNIEEIIKSAQDSLKDELMRNIDNIARLKELMLKNEVITLEDLQ
- the bioV gene encoding pimelyl-ACP methyl ester esterase BioV; this encodes MKIYNNFFSGFCFSNESELFEDYLEKGDFIVSGFSYGAIKAFLYVKNSEKRVDKLQLFSPAFFQNKDDKFKRMQLMYFKKDEEPYIKTFLGNINSSFDKDVSKYYKKGTQEELDELINFVWNKEDLKSLVKKGIKIEVFLGGKDKIIDSLEAKEFFKEFATVYYFKEKGHLL